In a single window of the Nicotiana tomentosiformis chromosome 8, ASM39032v3, whole genome shotgun sequence genome:
- the LOC138897081 gene encoding uncharacterized protein: MSALPGNGEGQSTARPPLFNGPYYSWWKNRMRDHIIGEDYELWDIITDGPLATMKINAKGVEVPKTRADYTAEDLKKWEKNAKAKKWLVCGLGSNEYNRIQSCTTAKEIWDTLQVAQEGTPQVKRSRGTLLYSQYENFTMKEGKTIQEMYTRRQTMKMDVPKKESSLAIRITEGSDLEDDKVAMITKDFKKYLRRGKGPSRSGSYSKSKVLEKQINDGCYKCGKTDYHIKNCSQWKIERKKEKTERRNMKKEQVQPKKSNNKRSTKAMVAAWGESSDNDDGEEQALMAIGESDEEIEVSVIHLKDKIKLLSKERLYEILLELIDESEDVNNEKEQLSKECMILKVKCKNLELTVSEIVCKNIVLKNQVHALDSIALELRSKSLKLKLGIGKRIADHTQLTLEENACKMKDELYKRDEQRQEHDDEAIGLVRNSNETIAQTEAALEEGTKDGTGPSTQDADWVNAMQDELNQFERSQVWHLVPRPKDISVIDTKWVFRNKLDEDGTVIRNKMDVKSTFLNGYLKEEMFVKQPPGFESKECPDHVYKLDKVLYGLKQAPRACVGLCARFQANLKESHLTAVKRILRYLKGTTDLCLWYPKGSNFNLVGYADVDYAV, translated from the exons ATGAGTGCACTACCTGGAAAcggggaagggcaatccactgctaggccaccactcttcaacggcccgtattactcttggtggaaaaacaggatgagagatcacatcataggagaagactatgagttATGGGATATTATCACAGATGGCCCACtagctaccatgaagataaatgccaAAGGAGTAgaggtgccaaagacaagagctgactatactgctgaggacttgaagaaatgggagaagaatgctaaagccaagaaatggcttgtttgtggactcggtTCAAATGAGTACAatagaatccaaagttgtaccactgctaaggAAATCTGGGATACTTTACAAGTGGCCCAagaaggaacacctcaagtgaagaggtccagaggaactctactgtattctcaatatgagaactttACCATGAAGGAAGGGAAAACCATtcaagagatgtacacaag gagacaaaccatgaaaatggatgtacctaagaaggaaagcAGCCTGGCaatcagaatcactgaaggttctgatctagaagatgataaagtggctatgatcaccaaggacttcaagaagtacttgaggagaggaaagggtccttcaagaagtggaagttaTAGTAAATCAAAAGTTCTTGAGAAGCAAATCAATGatggatgctacaagtgtggaaagactgatTACCACATCAAAAACTGTTCCCAATGGAAAATTGAGCGGAAGAAGGaaaaaactgaacgaaggaacatgaagaaggaacaggttcaacccaagaaaagcaacaacaaaagatcaaccaaggctatggtcgctgcttggggagaaagctcagataaTGATGATGGGGAGGAACAggcacttatggccattggagaatctgatgaagaaattgaggtaagtgtaattcatctcaaagacaaaattaaattattgtctaaagaaaggttgtATGAGATACTTCTAGAGCtgattgatgaatctgaggatgtaaacaatgaaaaggaaCAGTTGTCTAAAGAATGTATGATTTTGAAGGTTAAGTGCAAAAACCTGGAACTTACGGTTAGTGAAATTGTATGTAAAAACATtgtgttgaagaaccaggttcatgcacttgactcaATTGCCCTAGAGCTTAGATCTAAAagtctaaaactgaaattaggaataGGTAAAAGGATAGCTGATCACACACagctcactctagaagaaaacgCATGTaaaatgaaagatgagttgtataaaagggatgagcag AGACaagaacatgatgatgaagcaattgggctggtaagaaactcaaatgaaaccatagcccagactgaagctgcactagaggaaggaacaaaagatggaacaggtccttccacCCAG gatgcagactgggtaaatgcaatgcaagatgaactcaaccaatttgaaaggagtcaagtttggcatctggtaccaagacccaaggacataTCAGTAATTgacacaaaatgggtcttcagaaacaaacttgatgaagatggaacagttataaggaataag atggatgtcaagagtaccttcctcaatggctatctaaaggaagaaatGTTTGTAAAGCAACCTCCGggttttgaaagcaaggaatgtcctgatcatgtgtacaagcttgacaaggtaCTTTATGGGCtaaagcaggctccaagagcatg tgtaggcctttgtgcaagatttcaagCAAATCTAAAGGAGTCTCATTTGACTGCAGTCAAGAGGattttgagatacctaaaaggcaccactgacctaTGTCtgtggtatccaaaaggtagtaatttcaatctagtgggatatgctgatgttgattatgcag